One segment of Polaribacter huanghezhanensis DNA contains the following:
- the coaE gene encoding dephospho-CoA kinase (Dephospho-CoA kinase (CoaE) performs the final step in coenzyme A biosynthesis.): MVVGLTGGIGSGKSTVARAFQKIGNVAVYFADDEAKKLMTTSSIIKNQICKEFGEKAYQENELNSAFIADVVFSNKEKLATLNSIVHPEVYTQFKAFVEANKDKEYVLYENAILFENASAILCDKIITVIADESIRIQRVVKRDNTSEIAVKNRIRNQWKDSKKALLSNYIITNNTSDNLLNQIMKIHNNLTQ, encoded by the coding sequence ATGGTAGTTGGTTTAACAGGCGGAATCGGAAGCGGAAAATCTACAGTTGCAAGAGCATTTCAGAAAATTGGAAATGTTGCGGTGTATTTTGCTGATGACGAAGCTAAAAAACTAATGACAACTTCATCCATCATTAAAAACCAGATATGTAAAGAGTTTGGTGAAAAAGCGTATCAAGAAAATGAATTAAATAGCGCTTTTATTGCAGATGTCGTTTTTTCTAATAAAGAGAAATTAGCGACGTTAAACTCAATTGTGCACCCAGAAGTGTATACACAATTTAAGGCTTTTGTTGAAGCAAATAAAGACAAAGAATACGTGCTCTATGAAAACGCAATTTTATTTGAAAACGCAAGTGCTATTTTATGCGATAAAATAATTACAGTTATTGCTGATGAAAGCATACGGATACAACGCGTTGTAAAAAGAGACAACACGTCAGAAATTGCAGTTAAAAACAGAATCCGCAATCAATGGAAAGATTCAAAAAAAGCCTTGTTATCTAATTATATTATTACAAATAATACTTCAGACAACTTGTTAAATCAAATTATGAAGATTCATAATAATTTAACACAATAA
- the yajC gene encoding preprotein translocase subunit YajC gives MIILQASTSGISSMLPFLAMIVVIYFFMIRPQMTKQKKEKKFQAEIKKGTRVITSSGIHGKIVELHESDNTITIETGAGKIKFERAAISLELTNKLNAPAKK, from the coding sequence ATGATAATTTTACAAGCAAGTACAAGCGGAATAAGTAGTATGTTGCCTTTTTTAGCAATGATCGTGGTCATCTATTTTTTTATGATTAGACCACAAATGACAAAACAAAAGAAAGAGAAAAAGTTTCAAGCAGAAATTAAGAAAGGAACTAGAGTTATTACAAGTAGCGGAATTCATGGTAAAATTGTAGAATTACACGAAAGTGATAACACCATTACTATAGAAACTGGCGCGGGTAAAATAAAATTTGAACGTGCTGCTATTTCGTTGGAATTAACGAATAAATTAAATGCTCCGGCAAAAAAATAA
- a CDS encoding DUF1573 domain-containing protein: MRKIIIFSLAVSLGILTACSGGNAAAKVDQSKLADAKKRDMDISKGAPVISLDKKEFDFGTVTDGDIIETTFIVTNTGKSPLIITDAKTTCGCTVPTWPKDKPIAPGESTEIAVKFNTNGKGGGRQVKDVTLFTNTAVGREILRIKGIVNKKK, translated from the coding sequence ATGAGAAAAATAATTATTTTTAGTTTAGCTGTTTCATTAGGTATCTTAACAGCTTGTTCTGGTGGAAATGCCGCTGCGAAAGTAGATCAATCAAAATTAGCAGATGCTAAGAAACGAGATATGGATATTAGCAAAGGTGCGCCAGTTATTTCGTTAGATAAAAAAGAATTCGATTTTGGAACTGTAACAGATGGAGATATTATTGAGACAACTTTTATTGTAACCAATACCGGAAAATCTCCATTGATCATTACAGATGCAAAGACTACCTGTGGATGTACAGTACCAACTTGGCCAAAAGATAAACCAATTGCTCCAGGAGAATCTACAGAAATAGCAGTAAAATTTAACACGAATGGTAAAGGTGGTGGAAGACAAGTTAAAGATGTAACCTTGTTTACAAATACTGCTGTTGGAAGAGAAATTTTAAGAATCAAAGGAATCGTAAATAAGAAAAAATAA